In one Liolophura sinensis isolate JHLJ2023 chromosome 11, CUHK_Ljap_v2, whole genome shotgun sequence genomic region, the following are encoded:
- the LOC135478139 gene encoding uncharacterized protein LOC135478139, with protein MSNEDMSMAPAGWSSDVFTNYDDLQLGGFDLDLGFQEGIPDVFHDTVPNLAVDFHTYPPSHESVDLMTLSSAAASDLCDISHSHASSISPFQDSSVSSVPSSSSSPVQFESWPLDSSPVNVLPQGYQHPQFYETNFVNGRKRRACDEPCRLPQMPGNVAVQAVNFPVFSTDVASKPKRKRVQNARQRKAANVRERKRMFHLNEAFDSLKTKVPTFNYEKRLSRIETLRLAMTYISFMSDLLAGKKPSEISLKPDGMLSSDNSFTLEDLENLKQSIASSYNSDGTESSECGSSSS; from the coding sequence ATGAGCAACGAAGATATGTCTATGGCTCCGGCCGGTTGGTCTAGCGATGTTTTCACGAACTACGATGACTTACAGCTAGGCGGTTTCGATTTGGACCTTGGATTTCAGGAAGGTATACCGGATGTATTTCACGACACTGTCCCCAACCTAGCAGTGGACTTTCACACGTACCCGCCCTCCCATGAGTCTGTAGACCTGATGACTTTGTCGTCAGCTGCAGCCTCAGACCTTTGCGATATCAGCCATTCTCACGCCAGTTCTATTAGTCCATTCCAAGACAGCAGCGTTTCCAGCGTACCGAGTTCATCGTCAAGTCCCGTGCAGTTTGAATCGTGGCCACTGGACAGCAGTCCTGTCAACGTCTTACCGCAGGGCTACCAACATCCCCAGTTTTATGAGACGAACTTCGTAAACGGTAGAAAGCGACGGGCTTGCGACGAACCGTGCCGGTTACCCCAGATGCCCGGCAATGTTGCTGTGCAAGCTGTTAACTTTCCCGTCTTTTCTACCGATGTCGCCAGTAAACCTAAGCGGAAAAGGGTCCAAAACGCACGCCAGAGGAAAGCAGCGAATGTACGGGAGAGAAAAAGGATGTTTCACCTCAACGAAGCCTTCGACAGCTTGAAAACCAAAGTACCCACCTTCAACTACGAGAAACGTCTGTCGAGAATCGAAACGCTTCGGCTGGCGATGACTTACATTTCCTTCATGTCGGACCTACTAGCAGGCAAGAAACCCAGCGAGATCTCGTTGAAGCCCGACGGCATGCTCAGCTCTGACAATTCCTTCACACTGGAAGACTTAGAAAACCTGAAACAATCTATTGCATCTTCGTACAATTCCGATGGCACGGAAAGTTCCGAATGTGGCTCGTCCAGTTCTTGA